A stretch of Metabacillus sp. FJAT-52054 DNA encodes these proteins:
- the ligA gene encoding NAD-dependent DNA ligase LigA — protein MTDFQSSQKRVQELHELLNRYNYEYHVLDKPSVPDAEYDQRLHELISLEEQFPELKTPDSPSQRVGGAILEGFSKVEHKTPMLSLGNAFNDQDLRDFDRRVRQNAGDEVQYVVELKIDGLAVSLRYENGVFVQGATRGDGSIGEDITENLRTIRSIPLRLRKSLSIEVRGEAFMPKKSFEKLNEKKIELEEEPFANPRNAAAGSLRQLDPKIAAKRNLDIFVYGIGDLGETGVERQSEGLDLLDELGFKTNLERKNCETIDEVIKILHTIQEQRNTLPYEIDGVVIKVDALSQQQQLGFTAKSPRWAIAYKFPAEEVMTKLLDIELNVGRTGVITPTAILEPVRVAGTTVQRASLHNEDLIREKDIRLGDYVIVKKAGDIIPEVVNVLADHRTGDEKEFAMPTECPECGSELVRIEGEVALRCINPMCPAQLREGLIHFVSRNAMNIDGLGERVIAQLFQEGLITDVADLYELSNDQLLALDRMGEKSTENLLNAILKSKENSLEKLLFGLGIRHVGSKAAKTLAQNFETMDRLMEAGREELLAINEIGDKMADAVVTYFEKPEVAQLIEELKSHGVNMNYKGPKLVAPEEIDSYFAGKTIVLTGKLEEMGRNEAKAEIEALGGKVTGSVSKSTDLLIAGEAAGSKLSKAQELSIEIWDEARMIEELKK, from the coding sequence ATGACCGATTTTCAATCATCCCAGAAGAGAGTTCAGGAGCTGCATGAGCTTTTAAACCGCTACAATTATGAATACCACGTTCTGGACAAACCAAGTGTACCAGATGCCGAGTATGATCAGCGCCTCCATGAGCTGATCAGTCTTGAAGAACAGTTTCCAGAGCTGAAAACGCCTGATTCCCCTTCCCAGCGTGTTGGCGGAGCGATTTTGGAAGGCTTCAGCAAGGTCGAGCATAAGACGCCGATGCTCAGCCTCGGCAATGCATTCAATGATCAGGATTTGCGGGATTTTGACCGCCGTGTCCGCCAAAATGCAGGAGACGAGGTTCAATATGTCGTAGAGTTAAAGATCGATGGCCTCGCTGTATCGCTCCGTTATGAAAACGGAGTGTTCGTCCAAGGAGCGACAAGAGGGGATGGCTCCATCGGGGAGGATATTACCGAAAATCTCCGTACGATCCGCTCAATCCCGCTCCGCCTGAGAAAATCCTTATCCATTGAGGTAAGAGGCGAAGCATTTATGCCGAAAAAATCGTTTGAAAAGCTAAACGAGAAAAAAATTGAGCTGGAGGAAGAGCCGTTTGCAAACCCGCGGAATGCGGCTGCCGGCTCTCTCCGCCAGCTCGACCCGAAAATTGCCGCGAAACGTAATCTCGATATTTTCGTCTATGGTATTGGAGACCTTGGTGAAACAGGAGTTGAAAGACAAAGTGAAGGTCTTGATCTTCTGGATGAGCTTGGTTTCAAAACGAACCTTGAAAGAAAGAACTGCGAAACCATTGATGAAGTCATTAAAATTTTGCACACCATTCAGGAGCAGCGCAATACACTTCCATACGAAATTGACGGAGTCGTTATCAAGGTAGATGCGCTGAGTCAGCAGCAGCAGCTTGGATTTACAGCGAAAAGCCCGCGCTGGGCCATTGCCTATAAATTCCCGGCAGAAGAAGTGATGACAAAGCTGCTTGATATTGAACTGAACGTGGGAAGAACCGGAGTCATTACACCTACAGCCATTCTTGAACCTGTCCGGGTAGCGGGGACGACTGTTCAGCGCGCTTCCTTGCACAATGAAGACCTGATCCGTGAAAAGGATATCCGTTTAGGTGATTACGTCATCGTGAAAAAAGCGGGAGATATTATTCCAGAGGTCGTAAATGTTCTCGCTGACCACCGAACCGGTGACGAAAAAGAATTCGCGATGCCAACCGAATGTCCGGAATGCGGCAGTGAACTCGTCCGCATCGAAGGGGAAGTGGCATTAAGATGTATTAATCCGATGTGCCCTGCCCAGCTTCGCGAAGGTTTGATTCACTTCGTTTCAAGAAACGCCATGAACATTGACGGTCTTGGCGAGCGCGTGATTGCCCAGCTTTTTCAGGAAGGGTTAATAACCGATGTGGCAGACCTGTATGAGCTCTCAAATGATCAGCTGCTTGCTCTTGACCGGATGGGTGAGAAATCAACGGAGAATCTATTGAATGCCATTTTAAAATCAAAAGAGAATTCTCTTGAAAAACTTCTGTTCGGACTCGGAATCCGCCATGTAGGCTCAAAAGCTGCAAAAACACTGGCTCAGAATTTTGAAACGATGGACCGCCTTATGGAAGCAGGCCGTGAAGAACTGCTCGCTATTAACGAAATTGGGGACAAAATGGCCGATGCCGTCGTTACGTATTTTGAAAAACCGGAAGTGGCCCAGCTCATCGAAGAACTGAAAAGCCATGGAGTAAATATGAATTATAAAGGGCCGAAGCTTGTCGCACCTGAAGAAATCGACTCCTACTTTGCCGGCAAAACCATTGTGCTGACCGGCAAGCTTGAGGAAATGGGCCGAAATGAAGCAAAGGCCGAGATTGAAGCATTGGGCGGAAAAGTAACAGGCAGTGTCAGCAAAAGCACAGATCTCCTGATAGCCGGGGAAGCAGCAGGGAGCAAGCTGTCAAAAGCACAAGAGCTAAGCATTGAAATATGGGATGAAGCAAGAATGATAGAGGAATTAAAGAAATAA
- a CDS encoding CamS family sex pheromone protein, whose protein sequence is MKKWIVILAACSMLLSACAPSFGDDNEVVQETNNEKQKAIIPKSTISDADYSVVLPFKTGAARGLTAENLNTRLDLDQFETGLMDLAQEPFPSKNNYYYQEGQYLKEDQVRGWLRYKYEGKALETKEKEAKDSKQEFSNAGLNPVISDLEATDTPKYLASVLEQNYFKRVDDKTIELGGVMIGIALNSVHYYKQDDIAKESKLDSSTIRKEGEKIAAQIVKQTRQNKELADVPITVALYVQQPKSSIVPGEFIAKSEAKPGSSNLEGWKDINESYQFFPSPEAKSEKPEDADTFERFKEEIGDYFPNYTGVIGKAHYKDDELKELKIEIPMQFYGKAEVIGLTQFVIEKINQYFPQDYIDLEINITSTGGQEALITRKAGDKKPVTHIFK, encoded by the coding sequence TTGAAAAAATGGATCGTCATCCTGGCGGCCTGCAGCATGCTATTAAGTGCATGCGCACCAAGCTTCGGAGATGACAATGAAGTCGTTCAGGAAACAAACAACGAAAAGCAGAAGGCGATTATTCCGAAAAGCACCATCTCTGACGCTGACTACAGCGTTGTCCTCCCCTTCAAAACGGGAGCAGCAAGAGGCCTTACGGCTGAAAACCTGAACACAAGACTTGACCTTGACCAGTTCGAAACAGGCTTAATGGACCTCGCTCAAGAGCCATTTCCATCGAAAAACAACTATTATTATCAAGAAGGCCAATATCTGAAAGAAGATCAGGTACGCGGCTGGCTAAGGTATAAGTACGAAGGAAAAGCACTCGAAACAAAAGAAAAAGAAGCTAAAGACAGCAAACAGGAATTCAGCAACGCCGGGCTCAATCCGGTCATATCCGACCTTGAAGCAACAGACACTCCAAAATATCTGGCAAGTGTCCTTGAACAAAACTATTTCAAGAGGGTAGACGACAAAACGATCGAGCTTGGCGGTGTCATGATCGGGATTGCCTTAAACTCCGTTCATTATTATAAGCAGGATGATATTGCAAAAGAATCCAAACTGGACAGCTCCACCATCCGCAAGGAAGGCGAAAAAATTGCCGCTCAAATTGTAAAGCAAACACGCCAAAACAAAGAACTGGCAGATGTCCCGATAACAGTAGCGCTGTATGTCCAGCAGCCGAAATCCTCAATCGTGCCAGGAGAATTTATCGCGAAAAGCGAAGCAAAACCGGGAAGCAGCAACCTGGAAGGCTGGAAGGATATCAACGAAAGCTATCAATTCTTCCCATCACCGGAAGCCAAATCAGAAAAACCGGAAGACGCGGATACATTTGAACGCTTCAAAGAAGAAATCGGCGATTATTTCCCTAACTACACGGGCGTAATCGGAAAAGCCCATTATAAAGACGATGAACTGAAGGAACTGAAAATCGAAATTCCCATGCAGTTTTACGGAAAGGCAGAGGTTATCGGCCTCACCCAATTCGTCATCGAAAAAATCAACCAGTACTTCCCGCAGGACTATATTGACCTGGAAATCAACATCACCTCCACCGGCGGACAGGAAGCTCTTATCACCCGCAAAGCAGGGGATAAGAAACCTGTTACGCATATATTTAAATAA
- a CDS encoding YerC/YecD family TrpR-related protein, whose translation MQIDKLRGKELDQLFESVLSLKDLDECYRFFDDLCTVNEIQSLAQRLEVARMLREGFTYHKIETQTGASTATISRVKRCLNYGNDAYTMALERIHKQPNES comes from the coding sequence ATGCAAATTGATAAATTGCGCGGCAAAGAGCTTGATCAACTGTTTGAATCAGTGCTCTCCCTAAAAGACTTGGATGAATGCTATCGGTTTTTTGACGATTTGTGCACGGTGAATGAAATTCAATCTTTGGCACAGCGCCTTGAAGTGGCAAGAATGCTTCGCGAAGGGTTTACGTATCATAAAATTGAGACGCAAACGGGTGCAAGCACAGCAACCATTTCCAGAGTAAAGCGCTGCCTGAATTATGGAAACGATGCTTATACAATGGCGCTTGAGCGCATTCATAAACAGCCAAATGAATCATAA
- a CDS encoding EYxxD motif small membrane protein, with product MGFLEYMRDMIFVYASLIGGIVALAFVFVRRKRRVR from the coding sequence TTGGGATTTCTTGAATACATGAGGGACATGATTTTTGTTTACGCTTCGCTGATCGGCGGGATTGTGGCGCTGGCGTTTGTTTTTGTAAGAAGGAAAAGACGGGTTAGATAA
- a CDS encoding adenine deaminase C-terminal domain-containing protein, producing MPEHRAVWKNDQIREQIQVLDQEMAPTILLKNAVILNSYLKQWIHGNVWIYGDRIVYIGEELPKHSDQTEIMDCEGLYLVPGYIEPHAHPFQLYNPQTLARYAAQYGTTTLISDNLNLLFQNDQKKALTLLRHCSEELFHHFWWARFDLQSEVDKEDFILSPDRISAWLDHDCVLQGGELTGWPSLLSGDDLMLDRIQEAKKKRKRVEGHFPGASEKTLTKMKLFGIDADHEAMTGKEVYSRLLAGYTVALRHSSIRPDLPKLLKEIKELPIASYEHLFLTTDGATPAFYKDGVTNPLIEMALNEGVDPIDAYHMASFNIARYYGIDHLLGSAAAGRFATLNFLEDPLKPNPVHVLAKGKWLKKNRQNLQEDLEELPWKDCGFSPLSMTWGLTMDDLQFSMPLGLHMVNGVIMQPYSVSRDLATDELSTDHDESFLALIDRNGNWRINTVLKGFGGVKGLASSFSATGDILLIGKNKEDMIAAYKQMVEIGGGIVICEDGSICYELQLELNGTASKAELPELMDKYREFHSFLKERGYAFEDPIYTLFFLSSTHLPFVRITPRGIFDVKKKTILFPSIMR from the coding sequence ATGCCGGAACACCGTGCCGTTTGGAAAAATGACCAGATTCGCGAACAAATCCAAGTACTTGACCAGGAAATGGCGCCGACAATCCTCTTGAAGAATGCGGTCATTTTAAACTCATACTTGAAGCAATGGATCCATGGAAACGTTTGGATATATGGAGATCGCATTGTTTATATAGGCGAAGAGCTGCCGAAACATTCAGACCAGACCGAAATCATGGATTGTGAAGGGCTGTATCTTGTACCGGGATATATTGAGCCTCATGCCCATCCTTTTCAGTTATATAATCCCCAGACATTGGCCCGATATGCAGCTCAATATGGAACAACAACGCTGATTAGCGACAATTTAAACCTGCTGTTTCAAAACGATCAAAAGAAAGCGCTTACTTTGTTGAGACACTGTTCAGAGGAGCTCTTTCATCATTTTTGGTGGGCTCGGTTCGATCTTCAATCTGAAGTTGATAAGGAAGATTTCATCCTTTCTCCTGACAGGATTTCCGCATGGCTCGACCATGATTGCGTCTTGCAGGGAGGCGAGCTGACGGGATGGCCAAGCCTGCTTTCCGGAGATGACCTCATGCTTGACCGGATTCAGGAGGCTAAAAAGAAACGCAAGCGTGTGGAAGGGCATTTCCCTGGAGCATCTGAAAAAACACTTACTAAGATGAAGCTCTTTGGAATAGATGCCGATCATGAAGCTATGACTGGCAAAGAGGTGTACTCGCGGCTGCTTGCAGGCTACACGGTTGCACTCAGACACTCTTCAATCAGACCGGATCTTCCCAAACTGCTGAAGGAAATCAAGGAACTGCCGATCGCCTCCTATGAGCATTTATTTTTAACGACAGACGGGGCAACCCCGGCTTTTTATAAAGACGGGGTGACGAATCCTTTAATAGAGATGGCTCTGAACGAAGGAGTCGATCCAATTGATGCGTATCATATGGCAAGCTTTAATATTGCACGCTACTATGGAATTGATCATTTGCTTGGCTCGGCTGCAGCAGGCCGTTTTGCAACATTGAACTTCTTAGAGGATCCTTTGAAGCCGAATCCGGTTCATGTTTTGGCAAAAGGGAAATGGCTGAAAAAGAATCGTCAAAATCTTCAAGAGGATTTGGAGGAGCTGCCTTGGAAGGACTGCGGATTTTCTCCTCTCAGCATGACGTGGGGGCTGACGATGGATGACCTTCAGTTTTCCATGCCGCTCGGTTTGCACATGGTGAATGGCGTCATCATGCAGCCCTATTCCGTCAGCCGGGATTTGGCCACAGATGAATTATCCACTGACCATGATGAATCATTTCTGGCTTTGATTGACCGGAATGGAAATTGGAGAATTAACACCGTACTGAAAGGATTTGGCGGAGTAAAAGGCCTGGCAAGCTCCTTCTCGGCTACTGGCGACATTTTGCTGATCGGCAAAAATAAGGAAGATATGATTGCCGCTTATAAACAGATGGTTGAAATCGGCGGCGGCATTGTCATCTGTGAGGATGGCAGCATCTGTTATGAACTTCAGCTTGAACTGAACGGGACGGCTTCCAAAGCAGAGCTGCCTGAGCTGATGGATAAATACCGGGAGTTCCATTCCTTTCTTAAGGAGAGAGGATACGCATTCGAGGATCCGATTTACACGCTGTTTTTCCTTTCCTCCACCCATCTCCCATTTGTCCGGATTACACCAAGGGGAATTTTCGACGTGAAGAAAAAAACGATACTCTTTCCGTCGATAATGCGTTAA
- a CDS encoding DUF2892 domain-containing protein: protein MIKPNIGIVNALIRITAGLTIVAVASAKYSKKPWRESLILLIILGAMKVGEGILRFCPLTLMYDQAKETNQDDEHSGETYNPS, encoded by the coding sequence ATGATTAAACCTAATATCGGCATTGTGAATGCCCTGATTCGCATTACTGCCGGATTAACAATAGTTGCTGTTGCTTCTGCCAAATATTCAAAAAAACCATGGAGAGAGTCACTCATTCTTCTGATCATTCTTGGAGCTATGAAAGTTGGAGAAGGAATTCTGCGCTTCTGCCCGCTGACGCTTATGTATGATCAGGCGAAAGAAACGAATCAGGATGATGAGCACAGCGGTGAAACCTATAATCCTTCTTGA
- a CDS encoding heptaprenylglyceryl phosphate synthase translates to MYDVKEWRHAFKLDPDKLITDEDLEQVCESGTDAIIIGGSDHINEEDILNLMARVRRYLVPCVLEVSNLEAIVPGFDLYFIPTVFNSRDPKWIVGLHKNALKEFGELMDWDETLVEGYCILNEDCKAAKLTDADTTIELEDVKAYARMAENMFHLPIFYLEYSGTYGDPYIVEEVKSVLNSTKLFYGGGITTPEKAAEMAEFADTVIVGNVIYDDLKAALKTVGAVKS, encoded by the coding sequence ATGTACGATGTAAAAGAATGGCGCCACGCGTTTAAGCTAGACCCGGACAAGCTGATTACGGATGAAGACCTGGAGCAGGTTTGTGAATCGGGGACAGATGCGATTATTATTGGCGGAAGCGATCATATAAACGAAGAGGATATTTTAAATTTAATGGCCCGTGTTAGACGGTACCTGGTACCATGTGTTTTGGAGGTTTCGAACCTGGAAGCCATTGTTCCCGGATTTGATCTTTATTTTATCCCGACGGTTTTCAACAGCCGCGATCCAAAGTGGATTGTCGGGCTTCATAAAAATGCGCTAAAAGAATTCGGGGAATTGATGGACTGGGATGAAACGCTTGTGGAAGGCTACTGCATCTTAAATGAAGACTGCAAGGCCGCTAAACTGACGGATGCCGATACTACCATTGAGCTTGAGGATGTAAAAGCCTACGCCCGGATGGCGGAAAATATGTTCCATCTGCCGATATTCTATTTGGAATACAGCGGTACATATGGAGATCCTTATATTGTGGAAGAAGTGAAATCCGTTTTGAACAGCACGAAGCTGTTTTACGGAGGAGGCATCACGACTCCTGAGAAAGCAGCGGAAATGGCTGAATTCGCGGATACGGTCATTGTCGGGAATGTCATTTACGATGATTTAAAGGCAGCTCTAAAAACCGTTGGTGCAGTGAAAAGCTGA
- the pcrA gene encoding DNA helicase PcrA, protein MDFIAQQLLNGLNEEQGKAVKATDGPLLIMAGAGSGKTRVLTHRIAYLMAEKRVAPWNILALTFTNKAAREMKERIGRLLGPGADDIWISTFHSMCVRILRRDIDRIGVNRNFSILDSADQLSVVKSILKERNLDPKKYDPRAILGSISSAKNELIDAEEYAKSSTGGMFEQIVSDIYTDYQRKLLKNQSLDFDDLIMTTIRLFERVPEVLEFYQRKFQYIHVDEYQDTNRAQYLLVKMMASRFRNLCVVGDSDQSIYAWRGADISNILSFEKDYPNAEVIMLEQNYRSTQRILNAANQVIQNNSNRKPKNLWTENAEGAKLSYYRADSESAEGQFVAGKIKELYDQGKRKFSDCAILYRTNAQSRVMEEILIKSSIQYQIVGGIKFYDRKEIKDLLAYLRMIANPDDDISFARIVNVPKRGIGATSIDRVAGYAAENDLSMYQAIHEVDFIGLPAKATNALIEFRDLIRNLTGMQDYLSVTELTEEILERSGYREMLKLEKSIEAQSRLENIDEFLSVTQNFEKNNEDKTLVSFLTDLALIADIDSLSEEEQEKQDAVVLMTLHSAKGLEFPVVFLMGMEEGVFPHSRSLMEEGEMEEERRLAYVGITRAEEELYLTNAQMRTLFGRTNMNPESRFIAEIPEELLENLNESKKTMTTPFGNTKRDRQRMAQVQRPVKASTGGEGFDWGVGDKAEHKKWGVGTVVSVKGEGDSKELDIAFPSPVGIKRLLAAFAPIKKM, encoded by the coding sequence GTGGATTTTATAGCACAGCAGTTATTAAACGGATTAAATGAAGAGCAGGGGAAGGCCGTAAAAGCTACTGATGGGCCTCTTTTAATTATGGCTGGAGCGGGAAGCGGAAAAACCAGAGTGCTTACTCATCGGATTGCTTATTTAATGGCAGAAAAACGAGTGGCTCCCTGGAACATTCTTGCTTTGACCTTCACAAATAAAGCAGCAAGAGAGATGAAAGAGCGGATTGGACGCCTTCTTGGACCAGGAGCCGATGATATTTGGATTTCAACGTTCCACTCCATGTGTGTCCGTATTTTACGAAGGGACATCGATCGGATCGGAGTGAACCGGAATTTTTCCATCCTCGATTCAGCCGATCAGCTGTCCGTCGTAAAGTCCATCCTTAAGGAACGGAACCTTGATCCGAAGAAATATGATCCCCGTGCCATTTTAGGCTCGATCAGTTCGGCAAAAAATGAATTGATTGATGCGGAAGAATACGCCAAGTCCTCAACTGGCGGTATGTTCGAGCAAATCGTCAGCGATATTTACACCGATTATCAGAGAAAGCTGCTGAAAAACCAGTCGCTGGACTTTGATGACTTGATCATGACGACCATCCGCTTATTCGAAAGAGTTCCTGAGGTCCTTGAATTCTATCAGCGCAAGTTTCAATATATTCACGTGGATGAGTATCAGGATACAAACAGAGCACAGTATCTGCTTGTCAAAATGATGGCCTCCCGTTTCCGTAACCTGTGTGTGGTAGGGGATTCGGATCAGTCCATTTACGCATGGCGCGGAGCGGATATTTCCAACATTCTCTCCTTTGAAAAGGATTATCCGAATGCAGAAGTGATCATGCTTGAGCAAAACTACCGCTCAACACAAAGAATTTTGAATGCAGCGAATCAGGTCATTCAGAATAACTCCAACCGCAAGCCGAAAAATCTTTGGACGGAAAATGCTGAAGGAGCGAAGCTGAGCTACTATCGCGCAGACTCTGAATCAGCAGAAGGCCAATTCGTAGCAGGGAAAATTAAGGAGCTGTACGATCAGGGGAAAAGGAAGTTTTCAGATTGTGCGATCCTTTACCGCACCAATGCCCAATCACGGGTAATGGAGGAAATCCTGATCAAGTCGAGCATTCAGTATCAAATCGTCGGGGGAATCAAGTTCTATGACAGGAAAGAGATCAAGGATTTGCTCGCCTACCTACGGATGATTGCGAATCCGGATGATGACATCAGCTTTGCCAGAATCGTTAATGTGCCGAAGCGGGGAATTGGAGCGACTTCAATCGACCGTGTGGCAGGCTATGCGGCAGAGAATGATCTTTCCATGTACCAGGCCATTCACGAGGTAGACTTCATTGGATTGCCGGCAAAGGCGACGAACGCACTGATTGAATTTCGTGATTTAATCCGCAACCTCACCGGTATGCAGGATTATTTATCCGTCACAGAATTAACGGAAGAAATTCTTGAGAGATCCGGCTACAGAGAAATGCTGAAATTGGAGAAGAGCATCGAAGCACAAAGCCGCCTTGAGAATATCGACGAGTTCCTGTCGGTTACGCAAAACTTTGAAAAAAACAACGAAGATAAAACCCTCGTTTCCTTCCTGACGGATCTCGCGCTCATTGCCGATATCGACTCGCTTAGTGAAGAAGAACAGGAAAAACAGGATGCGGTCGTTCTTATGACGCTCCACTCGGCAAAAGGACTGGAATTCCCTGTCGTTTTCCTAATGGGAATGGAGGAGGGAGTATTCCCTCACAGCCGTTCTCTCATGGAAGAAGGAGAGATGGAAGAAGAGCGCAGACTTGCATATGTAGGGATTACAAGGGCTGAAGAAGAGCTGTATTTAACCAATGCCCAGATGAGGACGCTTTTTGGCCGGACCAATATGAATCCCGAATCCCGGTTCATTGCTGAAATACCTGAGGAATTATTGGAAAACCTAAATGAGAGTAAAAAAACGATGACCACCCCGTTCGGCAATACGAAGCGGGACCGCCAGCGCATGGCCCAGGTCCAACGTCCGGTAAAAGCTTCAACCGGCGGAGAAGGATTTGACTGGGGTGTTGGCGATAAAGCCGAGCATAAAAAATGGGGTGTCGGAACCGTTGTCAGTGTGAAGGGCGAGGGTGACAGCAAGGAACTCGATATCGCCTTCCCAAGTCCGGTAGGCATTAAGAGGCTTCTTGCAGCATTTGCTCCCATAAAAAAAATGTAA